In Streptomyces violaceusniger Tu 4113, one DNA window encodes the following:
- a CDS encoding MBL fold metallo-hydrolase has translation MSVEITWWGHATATVWDSGVRVLTDPLFVRRLAHLRRRRGAVPPAAAAVADVALVSHLHADHLHPGSLAKLLPGTRLVVPRGAGRAVPGLRRVVAARGLRVTEMAPGDVCTVGEVRIRAVPAEHDGRRLPYGPSRVPALGYVLSGESTTYFAGDTGLFDRMAEAVGECDVALLPVGGWGPYLGPGHLDAGRAAQALARLGARCAVPVHYGTYWPIGMDAIRPHEFHTPGDDFVRHAGRLAPDTVVHRLGHGECVRLEPAR, from the coding sequence ATGTCGGTGGAGATCACCTGGTGGGGGCACGCCACCGCGACCGTGTGGGACTCCGGGGTGCGGGTGCTGACCGACCCCCTGTTCGTACGGCGCCTGGCGCATCTGCGGCGCCGCCGGGGGGCCGTGCCACCGGCGGCCGCGGCGGTGGCGGACGTGGCACTGGTCTCCCATCTGCACGCCGACCATCTGCACCCCGGCTCGCTGGCCAAACTGCTGCCCGGCACCCGGCTGGTGGTGCCGCGCGGGGCCGGGCGGGCGGTGCCCGGGCTGCGGCGGGTGGTGGCGGCGCGGGGGCTGCGGGTGACCGAGATGGCACCGGGTGATGTGTGCACGGTCGGCGAGGTGCGGATCCGGGCGGTACCGGCCGAGCACGACGGGCGGCGGCTGCCGTACGGGCCGAGCCGGGTGCCCGCGCTGGGGTATGTGCTGAGCGGCGAATCGACCACGTACTTCGCGGGCGACACCGGGCTGTTCGACCGGATGGCGGAGGCGGTGGGCGAATGCGATGTGGCACTGCTCCCGGTCGGCGGCTGGGGGCCCTACCTCGGCCCCGGCCATCTCGACGCGGGCCGCGCGGCACAAGCGCTGGCCCGGCTGGGGGCGCGGTGCGCGGTGCCGGTGCACTACGGGACGTACTGGCCGATCGGCATGGACGCGATCCGTCCGCATGAATTCCACACCCCCGGCGACGACTTCGTGCGCCACGCCGGGCGGCTGGCCCCCGACACGGTGGTGCACCGGCTGGGGCACGGGGAGTGCGTCCGGCTGGAGCCCGCCAGGTGA
- a CDS encoding dipeptidase, producing the protein MSRELHQRAVVADAHNDLLIAVTARPPHRWAGYFRERWLPQLREGRVDVQVLPVFIDDRFRPEGALRETLRMIECAHTLAEGNADEVRLCLDGDDIDAALADGRIALVLALESAPGLDANVELLPTLHRLGVRIASLAHWGRTALADGSGEDATGSRLTEAGVLALREMERLGILFDVSHLGASGVAHVLELATRPVLATHSSARALLDHHRNLTDEQLRGIAATGGMVCVNFLGEFLATAQADRTVDRLADHIVHIAEVIGVGRVGLGPDFIKEVIGDTTPPCCEDVEYARLLVPGLEGPRGLPLVTEALVRRGLPEGDVEKILGGNVLELFRKELGRPA; encoded by the coding sequence ATGAGCCGTGAGCTTCACCAGCGCGCCGTCGTCGCCGACGCCCACAACGACCTGCTGATCGCCGTCACCGCCCGCCCACCGCACCGCTGGGCCGGTTACTTCCGGGAGCGCTGGCTGCCGCAACTCCGCGAGGGCCGAGTGGATGTGCAGGTGCTGCCGGTCTTCATCGACGACCGGTTCCGCCCCGAGGGCGCGCTGCGCGAGACGCTGCGGATGATCGAGTGCGCCCACACCCTCGCCGAGGGCAACGCCGACGAGGTACGGCTGTGCCTGGACGGCGACGACATCGACGCAGCCCTCGCCGACGGCCGGATCGCCCTGGTGCTCGCGCTGGAGAGCGCCCCCGGGCTGGACGCGAACGTGGAGCTCCTCCCGACCCTCCACCGCCTCGGGGTGCGCATCGCCTCGCTCGCCCACTGGGGCCGCACCGCCCTGGCCGACGGCAGCGGTGAGGACGCCACCGGGAGCCGGCTCACCGAGGCCGGGGTCCTGGCGCTGAGGGAGATGGAGCGGCTGGGCATCCTCTTCGACGTCTCCCACCTCGGCGCCTCCGGGGTCGCCCATGTGCTGGAGCTGGCCACCCGCCCCGTACTGGCCACCCACTCCTCCGCCCGCGCGCTCCTGGACCACCATCGCAACCTCACCGATGAGCAGCTACGCGGGATCGCCGCGACCGGCGGCATGGTGTGCGTCAACTTCCTCGGCGAGTTCCTGGCCACCGCCCAGGCCGATCGCACGGTGGACCGGCTGGCGGATCACATCGTCCATATCGCCGAGGTGATCGGCGTCGGCCGTGTGGGTCTGGGGCCGGACTTCATCAAGGAGGTCATCGGCGACACCACCCCGCCCTGCTGCGAGGACGTGGAGTATGCCCGGCTGCTGGTCCCCGGCCTGGAAGGCCCCCGCGGACTGCCTCTGGTGACCGAGGCGCTGGTCCGAAGGGGCCTTCCCGAGGGGGACGTCGAGAAGATCCTCGGCGGCAATGTGCTGGAGCTCTTCCGCAAGGAGCTGGGACGCCCCGCCTGA
- a CDS encoding alpha/beta fold hydrolase has translation MTTHQTTGFTIEPYPGLPLTVRDVGAGRPVLVLHGGGGPASVTGIVDHFAATSRVLAPTHPGWEDTPRPEWFSDVGDLVETYLDLLDDRDLRDVLVVGASFGGWVAAEMTVRDRARRIGGLVIMGAFGPHIEGHEVQFPTAPPGPPGPLGPPPGQGSGAPASASAPRRGPSPAALQALATYAGPTRSDPKLLHRLARVSVPALAVWGEQDTAVPPDFGRAYAAAIPGARFELIPGAGHIPTREAPEATFAAIDAFAAAIVR, from the coding sequence ATGACCACCCACCAGACCACCGGATTCACCATCGAGCCCTACCCCGGCCTGCCCCTGACGGTGCGGGACGTGGGCGCGGGCCGGCCCGTTCTCGTCCTGCACGGCGGCGGCGGACCCGCCTCCGTGACCGGCATCGTGGACCACTTCGCCGCCACCTCCCGGGTGCTGGCGCCGACCCATCCGGGCTGGGAGGACACCCCGCGGCCCGAGTGGTTCTCGGACGTGGGCGACCTCGTCGAGACCTATCTGGACCTGCTGGACGACCGCGACCTGCGCGATGTCCTGGTCGTCGGCGCCTCGTTCGGCGGCTGGGTCGCCGCCGAGATGACCGTGCGCGACCGGGCCCGCCGCATCGGCGGGCTGGTCATCATGGGCGCCTTCGGACCGCATATCGAGGGGCACGAGGTGCAATTCCCCACCGCACCGCCCGGCCCGCCCGGCCCGCTCGGACCGCCGCCCGGTCAGGGCTCCGGCGCACCGGCATCGGCATCGGCACCGCGCCGAGGCCCCTCGCCCGCGGCCCTCCAGGCTTTGGCGACCTACGCGGGCCCGACAAGGTCCGATCCGAAGCTGCTGCACCGGCTGGCCCGGGTGAGCGTGCCCGCCCTCGCGGTGTGGGGGGAGCAGGACACCGCCGTCCCGCCCGACTTCGGCCGCGCGTACGCCGCCGCCATCCCGGGGGCGCGGTTCGAGCTGATCCCGGGCGCGGGCCACATTCCCACCCGGGAGGCCCCGGAGGCCACGTTCGCCGCGATCGACGCCTTCGCGGCCGCCATCGTGCGGTAG
- a CDS encoding FAD-dependent oxidoreductase, translating into MSGAPRIAIVGGGLGGLTLARVLHVHGIASTVYELDASATARDQGGSLDLDPESGQRALLHAGLLEEFRPLSRPEDGELRLLDKDAAVGFRSPAPEPGERDEGKERPEIDRRALRDLLLGSLPEGTVRWGHKVRAVALGVAGRPTLTLSDGRTVETDLLVGADGAWSRVRPLVSDADPVYSGVSYVDCLLHDVDARHPAVAELVGRGTMFALADEKGLIAQRNGGDRIRVYAAAKAPEEWSRSGLIDPADPVAARKRLLDLFPDWDEGLRALIADSDGPLVPRPIHALPIGHRWDRTPGVTLVGDAAHLMSPFAGAGANLAMLDGAELALALTTHNDLETALNAYETPMFPRAEEAAAQSADNLTGFFRPDGLRIACDTFTAVTSGSGGEAR; encoded by the coding sequence ATGTCCGGAGCACCTCGTATCGCCATCGTCGGAGGAGGTCTTGGCGGGCTGACGCTGGCGCGCGTTCTGCACGTCCACGGCATCGCCTCGACCGTCTACGAACTGGACGCCTCGGCGACCGCACGCGACCAGGGCGGCTCGCTGGACTTGGATCCCGAGTCCGGTCAGCGGGCGCTGCTGCACGCCGGTCTGCTGGAGGAGTTCCGGCCGCTCAGCCGCCCCGAGGACGGGGAGCTGCGGCTGCTCGACAAGGACGCCGCCGTCGGCTTCCGCAGCCCCGCGCCGGAACCGGGCGAGCGAGACGAGGGAAAAGAGCGGCCCGAGATCGACCGCAGGGCGCTGCGGGATCTGCTGCTGGGCTCGCTGCCCGAGGGGACGGTCCGCTGGGGCCACAAGGTGCGCGCGGTCGCCCTCGGCGTGGCGGGCCGGCCCACGCTCACCCTGTCCGACGGCCGGACCGTCGAGACGGATCTGCTGGTCGGCGCGGACGGGGCGTGGTCCAGGGTCCGGCCCCTGGTGTCCGACGCCGACCCGGTCTACTCGGGGGTCTCGTACGTGGACTGTCTGCTGCACGACGTCGACGCCCGGCACCCCGCCGTCGCCGAACTCGTCGGCCGGGGAACGATGTTCGCCCTGGCCGACGAGAAGGGGCTGATCGCCCAGCGCAACGGCGGCGACCGCATCCGCGTCTACGCCGCGGCCAAGGCGCCGGAGGAGTGGAGCCGTTCGGGCCTGATCGACCCGGCGGACCCGGTGGCGGCCAGGAAGCGGCTGCTGGACCTCTTCCCCGACTGGGACGAGGGGCTGCGCGCCCTGATCGCCGACAGTGACGGCCCGCTCGTCCCCCGGCCCATCCACGCCCTGCCCATCGGCCATCGCTGGGACCGGACGCCCGGCGTCACGCTCGTGGGCGACGCCGCCCATCTGATGTCCCCCTTCGCGGGGGCGGGCGCCAACCTCGCCATGCTCGACGGCGCGGAACTCGCCCTCGCCCTCACCACCCACAACGACCTGGAGACGGCTCTGAACGCCTACGAGACACCCATGTTCCCGCGCGCCGAAGAGGCGGCCGCGCAATCCGCCGACAACCTCACCGGCTTCTTCCGCCCGGACGGGCTGCGGATCGCCTGCGACACCTTCACCGCGGTCACCTCCGGCTCCGGCGGTGAGGCCCGATGA
- a CDS encoding TetR/AcrR family transcriptional regulator — protein MTAHPTAPRSRRERPAKPALTREGIIATTVGLMRAEGLERVTMRRLAKELDTGPASLYVYVRNIAELHAAVLDELLGEVDLSPAGAGGDWHDRLVRILTSYTSVLFEYPGLAQSALVARPFGKHYLRLVEALLTLLDEGGLEPDRAAWLIDLLLQYGTATAAEHAHRVPGDTPQDQADWQALAAVVRDVSPRTHPHIAALGPRLLSGSPQDRLAWGFDVLIAGARHTPLPEVLSPSPADIGD, from the coding sequence ATGACAGCGCATCCCACCGCCCCGCGTAGCCGCCGGGAACGTCCGGCGAAACCGGCCCTGACCAGGGAAGGCATCATCGCCACCACGGTCGGACTCATGCGTGCCGAGGGCCTGGAGCGGGTCACGATGCGCCGCCTGGCCAAGGAGTTGGACACCGGGCCGGCCTCGCTCTACGTCTACGTCCGCAATATCGCCGAGCTGCATGCGGCGGTCCTGGACGAGCTTCTCGGCGAGGTCGACCTGAGCCCGGCCGGGGCGGGCGGCGACTGGCACGACCGGCTGGTGCGGATCCTCACCTCGTACACCTCGGTACTGTTCGAGTACCCCGGCCTCGCCCAGTCCGCGCTGGTGGCCCGCCCCTTCGGGAAGCACTATCTGCGGCTGGTGGAGGCGCTGCTGACGCTGCTGGACGAGGGCGGCCTGGAGCCCGACCGGGCCGCGTGGCTGATCGACCTGCTGCTGCAGTACGGCACCGCGACCGCGGCCGAGCACGCCCACCGGGTCCCCGGCGACACCCCCCAGGACCAGGCGGACTGGCAGGCGCTCGCCGCGGTGGTGCGGGACGTCTCACCGCGGACCCATCCGCATATCGCCGCGCTCGGCCCGCGGCTGCTGTCCGGGTCCCCGCAGGACCGGCTGGCCTGGGGTTTCGATGTCCTGATCGCCGGGGCGCGGCACACCCCGCTGCCGGAGGTGCTCTCCCCGTCCCCGGCGGACATCGGGGACTGA
- a CDS encoding fibronectin type III domain-containing protein, whose product MLIVTRVSPVDAKLSWHGKAPGAAGRIVEFATEPRGPWTILTYAPLGQTTYRHPDLIPETHFYYRLRPYYGPASRPVDVTLPKGSFTKAEQRQEHDWAPPRTIRRAGVRTSPARRPAATPTDLRAKIMHANGIRFTWTDHAEGERDYLLENRPRGGGSFRPVAVLDPDINSFGLITLPNEKRASYRVRPVTYGERSNIARLTTGERPAGRG is encoded by the coding sequence GTGCTCATCGTCACCCGGGTCTCCCCCGTCGACGCGAAGCTGAGCTGGCACGGGAAGGCTCCGGGCGCCGCGGGACGGATCGTGGAGTTCGCCACCGAGCCCCGGGGGCCCTGGACGATCCTCACCTACGCGCCGCTCGGCCAGACCACGTACCGGCACCCGGATCTGATACCGGAGACCCACTTCTACTACCGGCTGCGGCCGTACTACGGACCCGCGTCCCGGCCGGTGGACGTCACGCTGCCGAAGGGGTCGTTCACCAAGGCGGAACAGCGCCAGGAGCACGATTGGGCGCCGCCGCGCACCATCCGGCGGGCCGGTGTCCGCACCAGCCCCGCCCGGCGGCCCGCCGCGACGCCGACCGATCTGCGCGCGAAGATCATGCACGCCAACGGCATCCGGTTCACCTGGACCGACCACGCAGAGGGCGAGCGGGACTATCTGCTGGAGAACCGGCCGCGGGGCGGCGGCTCCTTCCGTCCGGTCGCCGTGCTCGACCCGGACATCAACTCCTTCGGGCTGATCACCCTGCCGAACGAGAAGCGGGCCTCCTACCGGGTCCGGCCCGTGACCTACGGCGAGCGGTCCAACATCGCCCGGCTCACAACCGGCGAGCGGCCCGCCGGGCGCGGCTGA
- a CDS encoding cinnamyl-alcohol dehydrogenase yields the protein MAVAALMGILTAGVASGGTATAKEAAASPTDGWTQTSFTYSMHKPWNLDLSERYRYDSGSKTHTMWVNSTDEPLEEGSSTDPRTEMRWQQEYTSGQHMWDADVYVPSGTNGADIMQILRVKHPSGTPATDIMFRASSENGGTLRRYTDTVIKSGIYNKWWNLKVAHNAGTGKIQVYADDKPVLTVDDRGPATRHFKNGVYHHGNGRAEARFRNIRYWVK from the coding sequence ATGGCCGTCGCCGCACTCATGGGCATCCTGACGGCGGGGGTCGCGTCCGGAGGGACGGCCACGGCGAAGGAAGCCGCGGCGTCACCGACGGACGGATGGACGCAGACGTCGTTCACATACTCGATGCACAAGCCGTGGAATCTCGACCTGAGTGAGCGCTACCGCTACGACTCGGGCTCGAAGACCCACACGATGTGGGTGAATTCCACCGATGAGCCGCTCGAAGAGGGCAGCAGCACCGATCCGCGCACCGAAATGCGGTGGCAGCAGGAGTACACCTCGGGGCAGCACATGTGGGACGCCGATGTGTATGTGCCGTCCGGTACGAACGGCGCCGACATCATGCAGATCCTGCGGGTCAAGCACCCGAGCGGCACACCGGCCACCGACATCATGTTCCGGGCGTCCAGCGAGAACGGCGGAACGCTCAGGCGCTATACGGACACCGTCATCAAGTCCGGTATCTACAACAAGTGGTGGAACCTAAAGGTGGCCCACAACGCGGGCACCGGAAAGATCCAGGTCTACGCCGACGACAAACCGGTGCTGACGGTCGACGACCGGGGCCCGGCGACCCGCCACTTCAAGAACGGCGTCTATCACCACGGCAACGGCCGGGCCGAGGCCCGGTTCCGCAACATCCGCTATTGGGTCAAGTAG
- a CDS encoding SpoIIE family protein phosphatase, producing MTGHVLTFTGTALVAVYVLDAEGAELRLAETVRNAGRSYALPARYPLSGRSPVTDAFHDGRPLWLTPTELAAYGPTGPTTPETPTTPGVSLGVLPLGGDGKGLGCLVVVDEAPDGIDADRRGFIELYAHHVAAGIEAAGPQALTQPHPDLPGPTLDRLRVGSFVLHLGSGRMTADTQVLELFGIAGEDFDGRVETLLTVAVPDDVPALMSVLEPDVLTSGTAQLEFRIRRPNGELRWLGLRARVETGPDGTPRRMLGVVAETSYLRPRADEVSLVQRLSAALAGATTVRDVGRAVVGALRDPLGAGRVAVAEVQADQLVVGVLSPAEPAAWPEVWRSAWRSEWPEPPSHALPTLAEALREGQVSIWPEGSALEPGLAGIGPGGLAVLPLPADGRIVGVCLIGWERRHEFGPEERSLLTATAGLVGQALVRAHALDAEHELATMLQRSLLPRKLPELPGGVAVTRYLPATMGLEVGGDWYDVIPLADGHVALVIGDVQGHSAAAATIMGQMRTAIRAYAVEGHPPDVVVAHANRLLVGMETDLFATCCYADLDMEEGEAWFVRAGHIQPLLRHPDGTTEELDVEGGPPLGVVADAEFPMTAAGLSSGTLLALVTDGLVESARLDLDEGVRRARQALARADPADPGGVADELLGGHSRRDDDVALLLLRYDGMRVRPTRASWTVWRLPDAVMHARRFTARTLRNWGLPDELDVALLVTSELVTNALVHTRGEVRLNLTLTADRLRIAVNDPSPRTPVKPATVDWEATGGRGLLLIEAMSQTWGSVPLSGGKQVWGELSLSSPREEPPSGPPPEEPPEGPTDAEDEPWTRGARGRRGRRARR from the coding sequence GTGACCGGGCATGTGCTGACGTTCACGGGGACCGCGCTGGTGGCTGTCTATGTGCTGGACGCGGAAGGTGCCGAGCTGCGGTTGGCCGAAACGGTGCGCAACGCCGGGCGGTCGTACGCGCTGCCGGCCCGCTACCCGCTCTCCGGGCGCTCGCCCGTCACCGACGCCTTCCATGACGGCCGCCCCCTGTGGCTGACCCCCACCGAACTCGCCGCCTACGGCCCCACCGGCCCCACCACCCCGGAAACCCCCACCACACCCGGCGTCTCGCTGGGGGTGCTGCCGCTCGGCGGGGACGGCAAGGGGCTGGGGTGTCTGGTGGTCGTGGACGAGGCACCCGACGGCATCGACGCCGACCGCCGGGGCTTCATCGAGCTCTACGCCCACCACGTGGCCGCCGGGATCGAGGCGGCCGGGCCGCAGGCGCTCACCCAGCCGCATCCCGACCTCCCCGGCCCCACCCTGGACCGGCTGCGGGTCGGTTCGTTCGTGCTGCACCTCGGCAGTGGGCGGATGACCGCCGACACCCAGGTGCTCGAGCTCTTCGGCATCGCGGGGGAGGACTTCGACGGACGGGTGGAGACCCTGCTGACGGTCGCCGTCCCGGACGACGTGCCCGCCCTGATGTCGGTCCTGGAGCCCGACGTGCTGACCTCCGGCACCGCGCAGCTCGAGTTCCGGATCCGCCGGCCCAACGGTGAGCTGCGCTGGCTGGGCCTGCGCGCCCGGGTCGAGACGGGCCCGGACGGCACGCCCCGGCGCATGCTCGGCGTGGTCGCGGAGACCTCGTACCTGCGGCCCCGCGCCGACGAGGTGTCCCTGGTGCAGCGGCTGTCCGCCGCCCTGGCCGGGGCCACGACCGTCCGGGACGTGGGCCGGGCCGTGGTCGGCGCGCTGCGCGATCCGCTCGGGGCGGGCCGGGTGGCGGTCGCCGAGGTCCAGGCCGATCAGTTGGTGGTCGGCGTCCTCTCGCCCGCCGAGCCCGCCGCCTGGCCAGAGGTGTGGCGGTCCGCCTGGCGGTCCGAATGGCCCGAGCCGCCGAGCCATGCCCTCCCCACGCTGGCGGAGGCGCTGCGGGAGGGCCAGGTCAGCATCTGGCCCGAAGGCTCCGCCCTCGAACCCGGACTCGCCGGTATCGGCCCCGGCGGCCTCGCCGTACTCCCGCTCCCGGCGGACGGCCGGATCGTCGGGGTGTGCCTGATCGGCTGGGAGCGGCGGCATGAGTTCGGCCCGGAGGAGCGCTCGCTGCTGACCGCCACCGCCGGTCTGGTGGGGCAGGCCCTGGTGCGCGCGCACGCCCTCGACGCCGAGCACGAGCTGGCCACCATGCTCCAGCGCAGCCTGCTGCCGCGGAAGCTGCCGGAGCTGCCCGGAGGGGTGGCCGTCACCCGCTATCTGCCCGCGACGATGGGCCTGGAGGTGGGCGGCGACTGGTACGACGTGATCCCGCTGGCCGACGGCCATGTGGCCCTGGTCATCGGGGATGTGCAGGGCCACAGCGCCGCGGCCGCCACCATCATGGGCCAGATGCGCACCGCCATCCGGGCCTACGCCGTGGAGGGCCATCCGCCCGATGTGGTCGTGGCGCACGCCAACCGCCTGCTCGTCGGCATGGAGACCGACCTCTTCGCCACCTGCTGCTACGCCGACCTCGACATGGAGGAGGGCGAGGCGTGGTTCGTCCGGGCCGGACACATCCAGCCGCTGCTGCGCCACCCGGACGGCACCACCGAGGAGCTCGATGTCGAGGGCGGCCCGCCGCTGGGCGTGGTCGCGGACGCCGAGTTCCCGATGACCGCGGCCGGGCTGTCCTCCGGCACCCTGCTCGCCCTGGTCACCGACGGCCTGGTCGAGTCCGCCCGGCTCGACTTGGACGAAGGGGTGCGCCGGGCGCGCCAGGCGCTCGCCCGCGCCGACCCGGCCGACCCCGGCGGGGTGGCGGACGAGCTGCTCGGCGGACACAGCCGCCGGGACGACGATGTGGCGCTGCTGTTGCTGCGCTACGACGGGATGCGGGTGCGGCCCACCCGGGCGAGCTGGACGGTGTGGCGGCTGCCCGACGCCGTGATGCACGCCCGCCGCTTCACCGCCCGCACCCTGCGCAACTGGGGCCTGCCGGACGAGCTGGACGTGGCGCTGCTGGTCACCTCCGAGCTGGTCACCAACGCCCTGGTGCACACCCGGGGCGAGGTGCGGCTGAATCTGACGCTGACCGCGGACCGGCTGCGGATCGCGGTCAACGACCCCTCGCCGCGCACCCCCGTCAAACCGGCGACCGTGGACTGGGAGGCGACCGGCGGGCGGGGGCTGCTGCTCATCGAGGCCATGTCGCAGACCTGGGGCTCGGTGCCGCTGAGCGGGGGCAAGCAGGTCTGGGGTGAGCTCTCCCTGTCGTCCCCGCGGGAGGAGCCCCCAAGCGGGCCGCCCCCGGAGGAGCCGCCGGAAGGACCGACCGACGCGGAAGACGAACCGTGGACGCGGGGGGCGAGGGGGAGGAGAGGGAGGAGGGCAAGGCGATGA
- a CDS encoding sugar ABC transporter substrate-binding protein, translated as MSRSRTTAWTRSRTTAWPHAWTRSRTTARTRTSTRARTDAPTRARPRSRARNHLRAAVAVAVGLVLAVSLAACGKAAQVGQTVGAAGPHRGPLRIGLLLPENEIVRFERFDAPLIQKRVKELCPRCTVSYASAQHDPAAQRNQIEAMITNGIDVLILDAVDTKAIRHSVIQARRANVPVVAYDRLAEGPISGYVSFDGARVGRLQGEALLRALGPNPKNRQIVMMNGSSTDPNADWFEQGARSVLQGKVKIVKSYETVGWRPENANRNMSAAIAALGPHAIDGVLAANDGLASGVISALKTARIHPIPPVTGQDAELAGVQRIVKGEQYMSVYKPFRPEAYTAAEMAIALGRGRSLNGIATQRVNNSTTRGIPAVLLTPVAVTVHNIKSTVIKDGLYRVDQICTKKYADDCRRAGLIGRNGSSHDAG; from the coding sequence ATGAGCCGTTCCCGTACGACCGCCTGGACGCGCTCCCGGACGACCGCTTGGCCGCACGCCTGGACGCGCTCCCGTACGACCGCCCGGACGCGCACTTCGACGCGTGCTCGGACGGACGCCCCGACGCGTGCCCGGCCGCGCTCCCGGGCGCGTAATCACCTCCGTGCGGCCGTCGCCGTCGCGGTGGGCCTGGTCCTTGCCGTGTCCCTCGCCGCCTGCGGCAAGGCGGCTCAGGTCGGCCAGACGGTCGGCGCGGCCGGGCCGCACCGCGGGCCGCTGCGGATCGGCCTGCTGCTCCCGGAGAACGAGATCGTCCGTTTCGAACGCTTCGACGCACCCCTGATCCAGAAGCGAGTCAAGGAGCTCTGCCCGCGCTGCACGGTGAGCTACGCCAGCGCCCAGCACGATCCGGCCGCCCAGCGCAACCAGATCGAAGCCATGATCACGAACGGGATCGATGTGCTCATCCTGGACGCGGTGGACACCAAGGCCATCCGCCACTCCGTGATCCAGGCCCGCCGCGCCAACGTCCCGGTCGTCGCCTACGACCGTCTCGCGGAGGGGCCCATCTCCGGCTACGTCTCCTTCGACGGCGCGCGCGTCGGCCGGCTCCAGGGCGAGGCGCTGCTGAGGGCGCTGGGCCCGAACCCCAAGAACCGCCAGATCGTCATGATGAACGGCTCGTCGACCGACCCCAACGCGGACTGGTTCGAACAGGGCGCGCGCTCCGTCCTCCAGGGCAAGGTCAAGATCGTCAAGTCCTACGAGACCGTCGGCTGGCGGCCGGAGAACGCCAACCGCAACATGTCCGCCGCCATCGCCGCCCTGGGCCCCCATGCCATCGACGGCGTCCTCGCCGCCAACGACGGCCTGGCCTCGGGTGTCATCAGCGCCCTCAAGACGGCCCGGATCCATCCGATACCCCCGGTCACCGGCCAGGACGCCGAGCTCGCGGGCGTTCAGCGGATCGTCAAGGGTGAGCAGTACATGAGCGTCTACAAGCCGTTCAGGCCCGAGGCGTACACCGCCGCGGAGATGGCCATCGCACTGGGACGCGGCAGATCGCTCAACGGGATCGCGACGCAGCGGGTCAACAACTCCACCACCCGGGGCATCCCCGCGGTGCTGCTCACTCCGGTGGCCGTGACCGTGCACAACATCAAGAGCACCGTCATCAAGGACGGTCTGTATCGCGTCGATCAGATATGCACCAAGAAGTATGCGGATGACTGCCGCAGGGCCGGGCTCATCGGCCGGAACGGCTCATCGCACGACGCGGGATGA
- a CDS encoding ATP-binding cassette domain-containing protein has product MAQPSAPPLLALRGVFKRFAAVEALTDVDLEIHAGEVIALVGDNGAGKSTLVKAIAGVEPADMGTLEWRGRPVHVGRPHDAQHLGIATVYQDLSLCDNLDVVGNLFLGREITRFGILDEVEMERRTRDLLATLAIRIPDVRRPVASLSGGQRQTVAISRALLGEPRLVMLDEPTAALGIEQTAQVLDLVERLRERGLGVLLISHNLGDVKAVADYVAVLRLGRNNGFFDVTTTSQEQIVSSITGASDNAVTRRATREGEL; this is encoded by the coding sequence ATGGCCCAACCGTCGGCCCCGCCCCTGCTGGCGCTGCGTGGCGTCTTCAAGCGCTTCGCCGCGGTCGAGGCGCTCACGGACGTCGATCTGGAGATCCACGCCGGTGAGGTCATCGCCCTGGTGGGTGACAACGGCGCGGGGAAGTCAACCCTGGTCAAGGCGATCGCGGGGGTCGAACCGGCCGACATGGGCACCCTCGAATGGCGGGGCCGCCCCGTGCACGTCGGCCGCCCGCACGACGCCCAGCATCTGGGGATCGCCACCGTCTACCAGGACCTCTCGCTCTGCGACAACCTCGACGTCGTCGGCAATCTCTTCCTCGGCCGTGAGATCACCCGGTTCGGCATCCTGGACGAGGTGGAGATGGAGCGCCGTACCCGCGATCTGCTGGCCACCCTCGCCATCCGCATCCCCGATGTGCGCAGGCCCGTCGCCTCGCTCTCCGGAGGCCAGCGGCAGACCGTCGCCATCTCCCGGGCGCTGCTCGGCGAGCCGCGCCTGGTCATGCTGGACGAGCCCACCGCCGCCCTCGGCATCGAGCAGACCGCCCAGGTCCTCGACCTGGTGGAACGGCTCCGAGAACGCGGCCTCGGAGTGCTGCTGATCAGCCACAACCTGGGCGATGTCAAGGCCGTCGCCGACTATGTCGCGGTGCTGCGCCTGGGCCGCAACAACGGGTTCTTCGACGTCACCACCACCTCCCAGGAACAGATCGTCTCCTCCATCACCGGCGCCTCCGACAACGCGGTGACGCGGCGGGCGACGCGGGAAGGGGAGTTGTGA